The genomic stretch ATGTCTTCTTCTTGTACCAAATTCGGCAAATGTTACGCCTAATTTATTTAATGAATCTGCTTTCTCTAATGTTTTGGCCATTACAATTTCGTTTGAATCTCTTTCCATGTGATTCATTTCGTAATGCAACTCGCTGATTAAAGCCAATAATGGAACTTCCCAAAGAATCGTGCGATACCAAAGTCCTTCAACGGTTACCGACAAATCGTTGCCTGTTTGCAGAATTTTTACTTCAGACGGATCATAATGGTAGCCTTCAAGAAAATCTAAATAAGGAAGATCTAGATAAGGACAGGTTTTTGCCAGAAATTTTTTCTCGTCTTTAGTAAGTTTCAGTTCGGCCATTTTATTGACGATTTCTCTTAAAGCATGATCAAAGCCTTCAGGAAAATGATGTTTCCCACGATTGATAAATTGGTACTTTACAGTTTGACTTGGGAAAAGTTTTACCACGGCATTTTGCATGGTGATTTTATAGAAATCGTTGTCGAGAATGGAGTTAAAAGTCATATTTTGCATATTGTGTAATTTTAACACAAATTTAGTTTATTTAAAATAAAAATCGTCTAAATGTAAGACGATTTTTTAATATTGTAATGATTTTGTCTGGTTTTTACTTTCCTAAATAAGAGTTGTACATCCAAACTTCTTTTTCCTGCTCGGTAATATAATCGCTCATTTGTGAGTTGGTACCTTCGTCGCCAGCTTTGTCTGTAATGTCTAGAAGTTCTCTTTGTAAATCGATTACAACTTTAAAAGAATTTAGAATGATCTCTACACTTTTGTTGCCATCGCTTACTTCTTTGCTTTCTTTGATGGTAGAAACCTGCAGGTAATCTGAATAATTATGTGCCGGAGTTGCTCCTAAAGTCAATATACGTTCTGCAATTTCATCGATTTTTAAAACTAAACTGTTGTATAGCTCTTCAAACTTGGGGTGTAATGTGAAAAATTGCTCACCTTTAATATTCCAGTGAGATCCTCTTGTGTTTTGATAAAATACGGAGTAGTTGGCAAGTAAAATATTCAGTTTTTCTGAAATGTTTTGGCAGTCGGCTTCTTTTAAACCAATAATATTAGCGTTTTTCATAAGTTTATTTTTGATATCTCTAAGTTAAGGAAATATTGTGCCGAAATTGTTGTGTATTTATAGATGATAACTATATTCCCTTTTTGAAAAAAGTGAGATTAGTTTAGCTATATAAAGTAAGATAAATTATAATAAATCATTTAAAATCAAATTTGCGGTTCCAATTAATCAGGAATTAAATGTTTCATAGCTAAAAATATATAATATTTTTGAAGACATAAAAGTTTTTATAGTGAGCTGTATCTCCCTGCTTGATGTAAATTATATATAATCATAAGGTTAGTTTAAATTAGATAAAGATTATTATTTCTACATAACTGATTGTCAATTAAAAAATTATTATTATTTTTGCACCCTAAAATAAAAGCAATTAAATGCCTACTATTCAACAATTAGTTAGAAAAGGAAGAGTCGCACTTACCAAGAAGAGTAAATCGGCTGCACTTGATTCTTGTCCACAAAGACGAGGTGTATGTACGAGAGTATATACTACCACTCCTAAGAAACCTAACTCTGCACTTAGAAAAGTTGCAAGGGTAAGACTTTCAAACGGTAAAGAAGTTAACGCCTATATCCCAGGTGAAGGACATAATCTTCAAGAGCACTCGATAGTATTGGTACGCGGGGGAGAGTAAAAGATTTACCAGGAGTAAGATATCACATCGTAAGAGGTGCGTTGGATACTGCTGGAGTTAACGGAAGAACTCAAAGAAGATCTAAGTATGGAGCTAAGAGACCTAAACCAGGTCAGGCAGCAGCTGCTCCAGCTAAAGGTAAGAAAAAATAATCATTAAATAAGGTACAGAAACAATGAGAAAGACAAAAGCGAAAAAAAGACCGTTGTTACCAGATCCAAAATTTAATGATCAATTGGTAACTAGATTCGTAAACAACTTGATGCTTGACGGTAAGAAGTCAATCGCATTCAAAATATTCTATGATGCATTGGATATCGTAGAAACTAAAAAAGGAGAAACTGAAAAGACTGCCCTTGAAATCTGGAAAGATGCATTAACTAACGTTATGCCTCACGTAGAAGTACGTTCTAGAAGAGTAGGTGGAGCAAACTTCCAGATTCCTATGCCAATCAGAGCTGATAGAAAAATTTCTATGGCAATGAAATGGTTAATTAGCTACTCTAAAAAGAGAAATGATAAGTCTATGGCTTTGAAATTGGCTAATGAAGTTGTAGCGGCTTCAAGAGAAGAAGGTGCTGCTTACAAGAAAAAGAGTGATACTCACAAAATGGCGGAAGCTAACAAAGCGTTTTCACACTTTAAATTCTAATCTGAAATGGGAAGAGATCTTAAATTTACAAGAAATATCGGTATTGCTGCGCACATTGATGCGGGTAAGACTACCACTACAGAAAGAATTTTATTCTATACAGGTGTAAACCACAAAATTGGTGAAGTTCACGATGGTGCTTCTACAATGGACTGGATGGAGCAGGAAGCAGAAAGAGGTATTACTATTACTTCTGCTGCAACTACTTGTTCTTGGAACTTTCCAACAGACCAAGGAAAACCTTTAGCTGATACTAAACCTTACCACTTCAACATCATCGATACACCGGGACACGTTGACTTCACAGTAGAAGTAAACAGATCTTTGAGAGTATTGGATGGATTGGTATTCTTATTCTCTGCAGTAGATGGAGTAGAGCCTCAGTCTGAAACAAACTGGAGACTTGCTGACAACTACAAAGTTGCAAGAATGGGATTCGTAAACAAAATGGACAGACAAGGTGCTGACTTCCTTAACGTGGTAAACCAGGTTAAGACAATGTTGGGATCAAACGCAGTTCCTATCGTTTTACCAATCGGTGCTGAAGAAGATTTCAAAGGTGTTGTAGACTTAATTAAAAACAGAGCGATCATCTGGGATGAAGCTGGACAAGGTGCTACTTTCGAGGTAGTTCCAATTCCGGAAGATATGAAAGATGAAGTTCTGGAATATAGAGAGAAATTAGTTGAAGCAGTAGCAGATTATGATGATACTTTGATGGAGAAATTCTTCGAAGATCCAGATTCAATTTCTGAAGACGAAATCAACGAAGCTCTTAGAAAAGCTACTATCGATTTATCTATTATCCCAATGACTTGTGGTTCTTCATTCAAGAACAAAGGAGTACAGTTTATGTTGGATGCAGTATGTAAATACTTGCCTTCTCCATTAGATAAAGATGATATCAAAGGTACTGACCCAAGAACAGACGCTGAGATTTTCAGAAAACCAGATGTAAACGAGCCTTTCGCGGCTTTAGCATTTAAGATTGCTACCGATCCTTTCGTAGGAAGATTGGCATTCTTCAGAGCATACTCTGGAAGACTAGATGCAGGTTCTTATATCTTGAACACTCGTTCAGGAGATAAAGAAAGAATCTCTAGAATCTATCAAATGCACGCTAACAAGCAAAACCCGGTAGAATATATTGAAGCTGGTGATATTGGTGCTGCTGTAGGTTTCAAATCTATTAAAACTGGTGATACTATGTGTGACGAGAAAAACCCAATCGTTCTAGAATCGATGGTTTTCCCTGATCCGGTAATTGGTATCGCTGTTGAGCCTAAAACTAAGGCTGACCAAGATAAAATGGGTAACGCTCTAGCTAAATTAGCTGAAGAAGATCCTACATTTACGGTTAGAACAGACGAGGCTTCAGGACAAACGATTATCTCTGGTATGGGTGAGCTTCACTTAGATATCATTGTTGACCGTATGAGAAGAGAATTCAAAGTTGAAGTTAACCAAGGTCAACCTCAGGTAGAATACAAAGAAAACTTAACAAAAGTTGCTCAGCACAGAGAGGTTTACAAAAAACAATCTGGTGGTAAAGGTAAATTTGCGGATATCGTATTTGAACTTGGACCTGCTGAGGAAGGTAAAGTTGGTTTAGAATTCATCAATGAGATCAAAGGTGGTAACGTTCCTAGAGAATTTGTTCCTGCAATTGAAAAAGGCTTTAAAGCTGCAATGAAGAACGGTCCTTTGGCTGGTTTCGAAGTTGAAGGTATTAAAGTTACTCTTAAAGACGGATCTTTCCACGCGGTGGATTCTGATGCACTTTCTTTCGAATTAGCTGCTAAATTAGGATTTAAAGAAGCGGGACGTGCTGCTAAGCCAGTAATTATGGAGCCTATTATGAAATTGGAGGTTGTAACTCCGGAAGAATATATGGGTAACATCATTGGTGACCTTAACAAGAGAAGAGGTACAATCAGTGGACAAGAAGAAAAGAACGGTGCCGTTGTTATCAAAGGTTCAGTTCCATTATCTGAAATGTTCGGATATGTTACGACTCTAAGAACACTTTCATCAGGAAGAGCTACTTCTTCTATGGAATTAGAGAAGTACCAGGCTACTCCTCAAAACGTTGCTGAAGATATTATTGCTAAAGCAAAAGGTTAATTTTTTAAAGTAAAGAAATGTCACAAAGAATCAGAATAAAACTAAAATCTTACGATTACAACTTGGTAGACAAGTCTGCTGAGAAAATCGTAAAAACGGTAAAGGCTACTGGTGCTGTTGTAAACGGACCAATTCCATTGCCAACGAATAAGAGAATCTTCACAGTGTTGAGATCTCCTCACGTTAACAAAAAAGCAAGAGAGCAGTTCCAATTATCAGCTCACAAGAGATTGATGGATATCTACTCTTCTTCTTCTAAAACTGTTGATGCTCTAATGAAATTAGAACTTCCTTCAGGAGTTGACGTAGAAATTAAAGTGTGATAAATAAGCTGGAAGATGGAAGATGGAAGTCGGAAGTTTTTTAGCAACACCTTAAATATAAATCCCTTTTCGAAAGAAGAGGGATTTTTTTGTTTTAAAGGATTCACAAACCCATTTTCAGAAAAAAGAAGAAATACTTTTTACAATATGATCAGAAATAATTATGAAATTTCGAGTTTGATTAGCGTTTTTTTTAACAGATTTTAACATTTCTATAGTTTGGATATTTTCTCATAAAGATTTATGATTTAATACTTTTTAAAATAAATAAATATTATTAGTAGTCCTACAAAATTTATTTAACATAAAATATTTACATAAATAATTAACGGTCAGGTTAAAATTAATTAATAGCTTAGAAATGTGTAAATTATAGTAATTTAAACACTAATATTAATCAATAATAACACAAATTATGAAGAAATTATTACTTTTTATTTCTTTTGTGATGACGTTTGCTGTAGTAAGTGCACAGCAAGCAATATTTCCAAAACTAAGTATGTGGAAATACCTGAATATAAGTTCAGCA from Chryseobacterium indoltheticum encodes the following:
- a CDS encoding Dps family protein, producing MKNANIIGLKEADCQNISEKLNILLANYSVFYQNTRGSHWNIKGEQFFTLHPKFEELYNSLVLKIDEIAERILTLGATPAHNYSDYLQVSTIKESKEVSDGNKSVEIILNSFKVVIDLQRELLDITDKAGDEGTNSQMSDYITEQEKEVWMYNSYLGK
- the rpsG gene encoding 30S ribosomal protein S7 — encoded protein: MRKTKAKKRPLLPDPKFNDQLVTRFVNNLMLDGKKSIAFKIFYDALDIVETKKGETEKTALEIWKDALTNVMPHVEVRSRRVGGANFQIPMPIRADRKISMAMKWLISYSKKRNDKSMALKLANEVVAASREEGAAYKKKSDTHKMAEANKAFSHFKF
- the fusA gene encoding elongation factor G — translated: MGRDLKFTRNIGIAAHIDAGKTTTTERILFYTGVNHKIGEVHDGASTMDWMEQEAERGITITSAATTCSWNFPTDQGKPLADTKPYHFNIIDTPGHVDFTVEVNRSLRVLDGLVFLFSAVDGVEPQSETNWRLADNYKVARMGFVNKMDRQGADFLNVVNQVKTMLGSNAVPIVLPIGAEEDFKGVVDLIKNRAIIWDEAGQGATFEVVPIPEDMKDEVLEYREKLVEAVADYDDTLMEKFFEDPDSISEDEINEALRKATIDLSIIPMTCGSSFKNKGVQFMLDAVCKYLPSPLDKDDIKGTDPRTDAEIFRKPDVNEPFAALAFKIATDPFVGRLAFFRAYSGRLDAGSYILNTRSGDKERISRIYQMHANKQNPVEYIEAGDIGAAVGFKSIKTGDTMCDEKNPIVLESMVFPDPVIGIAVEPKTKADQDKMGNALAKLAEEDPTFTVRTDEASGQTIISGMGELHLDIIVDRMRREFKVEVNQGQPQVEYKENLTKVAQHREVYKKQSGGKGKFADIVFELGPAEEGKVGLEFINEIKGGNVPREFVPAIEKGFKAAMKNGPLAGFEVEGIKVTLKDGSFHAVDSDALSFELAAKLGFKEAGRAAKPVIMEPIMKLEVVTPEEYMGNIIGDLNKRRGTISGQEEKNGAVVIKGSVPLSEMFGYVTTLRTLSSGRATSSMELEKYQATPQNVAEDIIAKAKG
- the rpsJ gene encoding 30S ribosomal protein S10, with protein sequence MSQRIRIKLKSYDYNLVDKSAEKIVKTVKATGAVVNGPIPLPTNKRIFTVLRSPHVNKKAREQFQLSAHKRLMDIYSSSSKTVDALMKLELPSGVDVEIKV